The window AAAGGATCGCGGAGGAATTGGCTGGGTATTGTGAAAAGCGCAACCTGACTTCAATTTCTGAGTTGGTTGGTTCACTCAAAACTTAAAATGGACACAGAGACACAAAGAACCACAGAGATCCGCAAAGAAAAGACATTACTGAATTCTTGTTTTATCTCAGTGATCTCCGAGTTCTCTGCGTCCTAAATAAAAGTTAAGGAGGGAGTTTGGGATTAGAAACACTTGGCGCTCGAACGCTTGTCTCGCTGGTCTTTGGACCGGCCATTCTGATTTCGGCATGGATTGGCGGCTATGTCTTTTTAGGCCTTGTCACCTTGGTGGTCATTCTCGCTATGCACGAGTTTTACAGTTTAGCTGTACACAAAAATGCCCGGCCTCAGAAGATTCTCGGAATTGCCACCGGAGCCGGCCTATGCCTACTACTTTATTTTAATCAGCTTCAACACCTCTGGATCTTACTTTCTGCATCGTTTCTCATAATTCTCATCATCGAACTTTTTAGAAATAAAGACAGCGCGATTTTAAATGTTGCAGCCACTCTGCTGGGAATCTATTTTGTCGCATTAACGCTCGGTTTTTTACTTTTAATCCGGGAAGTACCCAACCCGATTAGCTATAAATTAGGTGGCAGTTTAGTTATCTTAATTTTCGCCACCGTTTGGGTCTGCGACTCGGCGGCTTATATGCTGGGTTCCAAATTTGGTAAGCACAAACTCTTTGAACGGGTTAGCCCTAATAAAACAGTTGAAGGAACGGCCTTTGGATTTTTTTTCGCGCTGCTGACAGCCTACATTTCCCAATTGACTTTTTTGCCAGAAATCAGTTTGGTTGACGCTTTAGTGATTGGCGTTATTTGCGGCAGCTTTGGGCAGGCGAGCGACTTAATTGAATCTTTGTTTAAAAGAGACGCCGGAGTGAAAGATGCGTCTAATCTGATTCCAGGACACGGTGGGGTTTTAGACCGGTTTGACAGCGAGATTTTAGTCGCGCCGGTAGTTTATTTTTATTTGCGGTTTGTGGTGTTTTGAAAAAGTTAATTGGACATAATCCCTCAACCTAAACCACAATTCTCCCTTTCTCAACAATCAGCTTGCCGTCAACACTAAGGGTCGGTTTCAGCAAAATTCCTTTGATGGCTTGAACCATTTTGCCGTGTACTTTAGTCGTTTTATTCTGGCCGAATGAAACATGAATGGTGCCAAGCGCTTTTTCGTCCTCCTGTGCGGAATTGCCTAATTTAACGCCAGGATTTGTGCCGACCCCGAATTCATAAATTTGTCTCCCTGCCGGTCCAAATTTTCGAATTGCTTTTCGTAATTCGTCTGCTTCATGACCACCTTTTATCTGGGTGATTTCCCCCTCTTTGACATTAAGCGTAATGGGATTTGCCAGTTTCTTTATACCTGCGATACGGTCGATTGCCACCATGCCGTTGATATGTTTGTGGTTGAGAATGACACAGGCTTCTCCCGCCGGCAGACTTGCAAATTCACCTGCTTGCTGTACAACACCTGTTTCAGCAATACCTTTCATTCTGGAAATCGTGAGCCGGGCTTCAGTACCGGACGGAGATTGCAAGTGCAGTGATTTGCCGATTGAGAACAAATCGGAAATCTTGCGGCTAATATTGTTAATTTTCTTGTAGTTGGTTTCAAATGTGCGCTCGATTAGCGTTCCCGTGGCATTTTGCAAAACGAGAATTCGCGAGCCATTTCGACGGGCTTTATTAAAAGTTTTTTCATCAAGAGGCTTTGAGGTGAGGACGAAGCAGGCGTCAGCTTGTGCTAATGATCCTTGCACCGCTTCAGGGAGTTGGTTGTCAGTGCCGTTTGAAAATTTTAGGAGCAGCGAATTCTTCGATATTCTTAAGGCCGTTTTCCAGATCGTTTCACCGACGTCCGCTAATGATTTGTCGGTTACAATGAGCAGACTTTCATTCGGCTTTAAGTCGAAACAATTTCTCAGAACAGCTCGAGTTGACTTTTCTAACGAAATCATAAAACCAGGCCGCCCTAGGTAAAGAAAATAATTTCGAAAACTCCTTTAATTAAAACTTCAGCTGCTTTATTTGCCAGTCATCTCAAGAATGACTGGCAAATCCTCCAATCAGCTTTGCAGCGCCACATGAGCAAAGACTTTAGCGTCATCCAAAATGTTGTCGATTTTGACGTATTCATTAGGCTCATGCAGAGTTTCATCTTGTGTTGCCCACACCACCGAGTTAAAGCCTGCCTCACGAAAAAATGCCGCAACGGTTCCACCGCCAATTCCCTTTGGTTCCGTCTCCACCCCTCGAATTTCGGAAATGGCACGTTGTATCGCTTTCACGACGGGAGCATCGACTGGAGTCGCAGGGGCGGCTCTAAGTTCTTGCGGTGAAATCACTGCAATAGAAACGCCATGCTTCTCTTCTACTTTTTTGCAGATTTCTTTAACATTTTTCCATAAGTCATCGACGTCGTAATTCGGCAAGAGGCGGCAGTCGTAGTAAAAGATATCCTCGCCGGGGATGGTATTTACATTCGGCACATTTGCTTCTTTTTTCGTCGGCTCAAATGTGCTAATTGGCGGATCAAAAACTTTGTCTGAGACGTTGAAAGTCTTGTAAAGATCTTCTAACTCCACAATCAAGTTTGCACCCGCTTTATGAGCGTTTACGCCAAGCTCCGGCGTTGAACCGTGAGTTTGCTTTCCTTTCACCTCAAATCTAAACCAGACGATGCTCTTTTCGGCAACTTCAACTAAAGTGCCGTCCTCGTTTCCGGCGTCTGGAATGAGAAAGAAGTCCTCTTTTCTGAACAGGCCTTTATGATTTTTTAAGAGGTACTGAATACCATAATGACTGCCGGTTTCTTCGTCCGCAACAAAGATGAGGCCGATGTCTTTTTCGGGCTCAATGTCATCATCAAGAAATGCTTTGACAGTTAACAAAGAGGAAACGATAGCCTGTTGATTATCTTCGGTACCGCGGCCAAATATTTTACCATCTTCGACTTTGGTGGTCCAGGGATCGCCGTTCCACTTGCTCAGATCGCCAGGTGGAACGACGTCCATGTGCGACATAATCCAGATGGTTCCGCGGCTGCTTTTCCCTTTAAATTTCGCAATCAGATTGGGTCTGTGGCCGGAAGAGACTCGGTCATCCGGGGCATGGTAGGAGTTGATATCTTGGCAATGAAGCTCGTTTTGCAGGTAGGAGTGAATGAACTCGGATTTTTTTTGTTCGCCGTCCCCGTCGCTTTCCGGGGCAAGGGCCGGAATGGCTGTTAGTTCTTTTTCCAGATTGATTGCTTCATCTTGGTATTCATCGATTCGCCTACAAATCTTTTCTAAAACGGTTTTGTCCATTTAAACCCAGGTAATCGATTTGCTCTTTTCCAAACTCTGAAAAAAGAGGGTGAGTCTCTCATAAACAGGGTCAACTTTCGATCCGAATTTTTTTGCCATTCTATTCGCGATTTCTTCAAAATTTTTCATGCCGTCGCAATGTTGCCAGACAAAACTGCCCACTTCATCGAGATTCAACCGGTAATTAGGCGTGGCCATTTTGGACGCCAGCCATTTGCCGAGAATGTGATTGCCAAATTTTGGGATTAAAATCACTGTGAAACCGCTGCCGTTTGTTTCCCATTTGCGGTTCCATTTTGGGCGTTGGGGCAGTTTTTGTTTTTCAGGCATTTTTATATGTAACCTTGAGAAGTATTCAAGTGTTAAAAGTGTTCAGGTTTTACAATTCGCGGTAGTCCGAGAACTCTGGCGAGTCTTGGACTTTAACACTTTAACTTAGCTATTCTTGTTGTTTAACGACATTCACCGAGGTTTTATAAAGTCCGAACATCACGATTGCTAAAAGCGCAATACCTATAATATTCCAGCTATGAACACCAAAAAACGCCAAAACATCATTTCTTTCATAGATTACGATCGGGATAGCCATCAAAATACCCACGAGCGCTTCGCCTGTGATGAGGCCGGCCGAAAATAGCAAACCGTTACGCAGGCCCGATTTGGTTTTCTCTGCGGCAGCTTCTTTCTTATCTTCCGGCACTGTCTTTTCATTTTTCCTCAGCGCTCTTTCTGCAGTCCATGCCAGAATACCGCCCAATAGAATTGGAACTTCAAGCTGAAATGGCAAATAAATCCCCACTGCTACTGCCAGAACCGGAGTTCTAAAAGCGCTGCCTCTTTTCTCGAGGTAGAGATCTAAAATGATTATCCCCACAGCTATTGCCATCCCCCAGGAGACGATTCCCCAAGGCAGACCCGCGCCAAATACGCCAGCAGCAACGGCGGCCATCAGGGTTGCCTGTGGCGCTGCCAGGGGGTCGGGATGCGTTGCGGTGGGTTCGCCAATCCCGTAAGCATTCAAAAGAAGCGTTAGAATGGGGGCCATGACGAATGCAGCGGCGGCAACGCCGACTACCTGCATGATTTGCTGCTTAATCGGGGTTGCACCAAGAATGCGTCCGGCTTTGAGGTCTTGCAGATTATCACCGGCTATGGCGGCGGCGCAGGCTACCACGGCGCCGATAAATATCGCCGAAGCCGGGCCCGTGACGCTGCCTGTGCCCAACCATACCAACAGCAATAATGACGAGGTCAAGATAGTAGCGATGGTTACGCCCGAAATAGGATTATTGGAAGAACCCACCAAACCGGCCATGTATCCGGCAACTGAAGAAAATAGAAAACCGGCGATCAGCATAATCGTCGCCATAAAAAGCGACAATAGCATGTTACCGGTAAAATAATTAAAAATAAAAAAAAGCGGGATTACAGCTAAAAGAATTGCTGCGCCAACCCATTGCATGGGGGTGTCCCTTTCCGTTCTTATGATTGTCCCGCCACTCTTCTTTTGTTTGTAAGCTTCTATTCCTGATTTAATCCCGCTCACGAGGCTTTTGCGGAGACGAATTAATGCCCAGATTCCTCCGACCATCATCGCGCCAACGCCGAGATACCTGGTCTGGGTTGACCACATCGTGTTTGCCAAATCAACGGCCGATTCGCCCGCAGGTATGCCTCCTTGCATGGCAGTCAAAATAGGAATGAAGATGTACCAGTTGATAGCCCCGCCGAGAAAGATTAAGACAGCGATATTCAAGCCGACAATATAGCCCACCCCAACGAGAGCCGGCGAGAGATTAGAACCCGCATAAGCAACGGTTTTGCCTACTCCCGTCGCCGTCTCGACTGCGCCATCCCATAGTCTTAAACCGGTTTCACCAAATTTGAACAACGCTCCTATGGCGCCTGCTGTTGCCACCACTTTCACACCAGCACCGCCAACATCCCCTACCTTCAAGACCTCGGCCGTTGCCACGCCTTCCGGGAATTTCAGGGGATTATCTACGATCAGGGCTCGCCGCAGGGGAATGGTAAACATGACGCCGAGGAGACCGCCAAATCCGGCTATCAAGGTTGTTTCCCAATAATTAAATTCTGTCCATGCGCCAATTAGTAAAAGCGCCGGAACTGTAAAAATGACTCCGGCCGCCAGACTTTCACCGGCGGACGCAGCAGTTTGGACAATATTATTCTCAAGAATATTGGATTTTTTGAATAAGCTCAATACCGCCATAGAAATGACTGCTGCGGGAATTGAAGCCGAAACAGTCATTCCGGCAAATAAACCGAGGTAGGCATTGGCCGCGCCAAGAATGACCGACAACAGAACCCCAAGTATCACCGCTTTGATGGTAATCTCACTTAAAGAAGTTGATGCGGGAATGAACGGCTGAAAGTCCTGTACATTGCTTTTTTCAGGCATCGAACCCTCCTTTAACATTATCTTTCAATTTTGATTTTCTGCCTCCATTGAACTTCGCAGGATTTACGGCCGACAAGTGGGTTATTCAGCCGCCCTTTCCGTTCTTTACACGAGTTCCTTTCTTTTCTTTAGCCATATTCCTTCCATCCGTTTAGGTTGAAATTTTAGTGAGTTGCAAAAATGTGAGATGGGATGGGCAAGATAATACTTTTGAAATCGCTCATGTTCCTCCTTCCGAGTTTGTGGGCGAAATGATTTAATGTGGAATAAATGGTTGGAATGACGAACCCTCCGATTCGATTTTCAAAGTATAAAATTTTTATTAAAAGTCAAGCGAAAATTAAATTTCAGTTAGAAATCCGGTTTTTTGGGGCCTGGTTTTTTTATTTGATTTTTATAAAAATAGTTATATATTAATAAATTCGATAAATGGAACTATTTAATGGCTTTAAAGGACATAACGCTCGGTCAATATTTTCCAGGAAATTCGTTTTTACACCGTCTCGATCCCCGCAGCAAACTCTTTGCAAGTTTGATTTTTATGACTTGTTTGCTTCTTTCACAAAAGATTTTTTTGTTTTTACTTTTAGCGGGAATATGTGTGTTAGGCTTTTATTTGTCCGGGATACCCTTGAGCCGGATGTTAAAAAACTTAAAGCCGTTTTTTTGGCTTTTTTTGATTACATTTTTGATTCACCTGTTTACAACAGGGGGAAAAGAATTAATCCGAATCCCTGTTTTGGGCTTCAGTTTAAGCGAAGAAGGGTTTGTAAACGGGCTGTCTTATTCACTGCGATTAGGGCTTTTAATCGTTTTTGCTGCCTTTCTCACCATGACAACACCTCCAATCGAGATTACGGATAGCTTGGAAAAATTGTTTTCGCCGCTCAAACGGTTCAAGGTTCCCGTGCATGAATTTGTTTTAATGATGACATTGTCCTTGCGTTTTTTGCCTTTACTTATTCTGGAAGCAGAAAGAATCAAAAATGCGCAATTATCGCGCGGGGTTTCACTCGAGGGCAATTTGCTGCAAAGAGTCAAAAACATTGTGCCGATGATCTTACCTTTGTTTATTTCAGCGATTCGCCGCGCAGAAGACTTAGCCGTTGCCATGGAAGCAAGGCACTATGTCGGCGGCGAAGGGCGTACCTCTTTCCGCAGGCTGCGCTTTCGCAGAGGAGATTTTGGCATGTTGGCTTTTTCAAGCCTTGCCTTTTTTGGCATTGTTGCTTTGAAATAGTACTGCATGAGAAATATAAAACTGGTTCTTGAATATGACGGCACGGATTTTTGTGGATGGCAACTTCAACCGAAAGACAGAACAGTTCAGGGCGTTTTACAAAGCTCTTTGAAGCAGTTGTTACGGGAATTACCGACGATTTACGCGTCCGGGCGGACCGATGCCGGTGTTCACGCTTTGGGGCAAGTAGCGAATTTCAAAACTGAAAACCAGCTCACGTTGGATTCCATTCAAAATGGAGTAAACAGTTATCTGCCGGCAGATGTTCGAGTGCTGAGTGTCGAAGAGGCAGGCGAAGAGTTTCATTCACGTTATGATGCGGTAAAAAGAACCTATCGATACGTTATCGCAAAGAAAATGCTGGCAGTTGGCCGGCAATATTCGTGGTTTTGTAAATACAAATTAGATCTGAGCAAAATTCGCAGTGCCTCTGAGTTTTTAATCGGCAAGCATTCTTTTGAAGCCTTTGCCAAACTCAACGAAGAAGAAAAGCACTACCTGTGTAATGTTGAAAGCGTGAGGTGGCAAGAAAGTGAGGAAGATTTTTCTTTTACAATTAGTGCAAACAGATTTCTTCACCACATGATAAGAATTATCGTGGGAACGATGATAGACGTTGGCCGAGGCAAGTTGCTCCCTGGGGATATAAAAGACATGTTAGCTTCTGGAGAGAGAAAGAGAGCGGGCAGTGTGGTGTCTGCTCATGGTTTGTTTTTGGTTCGAGTGGATTACTAAAATGAAAAAAAACCTTTTATTGATTTTTCTACTTTCATTGCTATTGGCTTGCCAAAGTGATGAAAAACAGCCTGCAACCACAGACCTTGCTGCTATGACTCCGCAACCGGTTTCGCAGCGGAGCGGTCAGTTGGTCAATGATCAAATTTCAAACAGCCGAAGAACTGCAATTACCCGGGCAGTGGAAAAGGTGAGCGATGCAGTTTGCGGCATCAATGTTACCCAAATACGCCAGGCACGTCGTTCTAACTACTATGACGACCCTTTTCTCCGCTTCTTTTTCCCTGAGAGAATTCCGCGCCAGGCAATAAAGAGTCTGGGTTCCGGATTTTTGATTTCGGCCGAGGGTTTTATTTTAACCAACGAACATGTGGTCAGTAACGCAAGTGAAATCGTTGTTGTTTTATCGGACGGTTCCACCCACAACGCAGAAGTCGTTGGGTCGGATTTCATTACAGATATCGCCCTGATTAAAATTGAAGGGAAAAATTATAATTATATCCAGTTTGGGAATTCAGAAGATGTTATTATTGGCGAGTGGGTGATTGCCCTTGGCAACCCTTTCGGCCTTTTTGAAATAAACTCAAAACCTACTGTGACTGTTGGCGTGGTTAGTGCTGTAGATAGAGATTTTGGTCGGCAAAGTAACGACAGGGTGTACCAGGATATGATTCAAACCGATGCAGCGATTAATCAGGGAAACAGCGGTGGGCCGCTTGTGAACAGTTTGGGTGAAGTCATTGGTATGAACACTTTTATTTACACCGGCAGCGATTACAATACCGGATCGATCGGTCTTGGTTTTGCCTTACCAAGTAATCATATAATCCGGGTCATCAAGGATCTTAAGGAGTACGGCGAAGTGAATAGACGGTTTCGCACCGGTCTCCAGGTTGATGATATTTCACCGATAGTAGCTCGATACTTTCGTTTAAGATCCAGTAACGGAGTCATTGTGACTGACGTTGAGAGAAACAGTTCAGCAGCCCGGGCCGGCCTTCAAGTTCGTGACATTATTCTTGAAGTAAATGGCAAAAAAATCGAGGATGAAAATGATATTTGGTCGGTCATTGAAAATTCCGATCTCCGCGGTGGTGATAAATTAAACTTTAAAGTTTTGCGGGATCAGCGAATTTTGAATATCTCGATGAAACTAGAAAGTGTCAATTGACAGGATTGAGTCTTGATTGAAAGATACTCACGGCCGGAAATGGCTGAAATCTGGAGCGACCAGAATAAATTCGCAACCTGGCTTAAGGTTGAAATACTGGCTTGTGAAGCGCTCGCTGAATTAGGAGAAATCCCAAAAGAAGCGGTTGCAAATATTAAGGAGAAGGCGAATTTTGACAGATCTCGAGTCCTTGAACTTGAAGAAACGGTCAAACACGATGTGATCGCTTTTCTTACCAATGTGGCAGAATATGTCGGGCCGGACAGCCGGTACATTCATCTCGGCATGACTTCGTCTGACTTGCTGGACACGGCGTTAGCAAGTTTGATGCGGCAGGCCGGCGGTCTGCTCTTGGATGGCTTAAAAGGATTGAGAAAGGTCCTCGGCGAACGAGCAGTCGAATTTAAGAAGACCGTTTGTATTGGCCGCTCGCATGGAATTCATGCCGAACCGACCACGCTTGGCTTAAAATTGGCCTTGTGGCACGATGAAGTCGGCCGAGGCATCGAACGGTTGGAGCGCGCAATAGAAACGATATCAGTTGGCAAAATTTCAGGAGCGGTGGGTACATTTGCCCACATCAATCCGTGGGTTGAGTCGTATGTTTGTGCAAAATTAGATTTAAAGCCGGCCCCGGTTTCAACACAAATTGTACAGCGCGACCGGCATGCTGAGTTTTTGGGAGCGCTTGCTCTTATTGCAGCTTCTTTAGAAAAATTTGCGACTGAAATTAGAAATTTGCAGCGCACTGAAATTTTGGAAGCCGAGGAGCCATTTACAAAGGGCCAAAAAGGATCGTCTGCAATGCCGCATAAAAGAAATCCGGTGGCCAGCGAGAATATTTCAGGCTTGGCCAGGTTGATCAGGGCAAATGCAAACGCAGCCTTGGAAAATATTGCTCTTTGGCATGAACGCGACATCAGTCATTCTTCAGTGGAACGGATAATCATTCCGGACAGCACCATTGCTCTGGACTATATGCTGCATCGCTTTACAAAGGTTATTTCCGATTGGGTCGTCTATCCTGAAAAGATGCTCGAAAATTTGCACATGACCAACGGCTTGATTTTTTCTCAGGCGATTCTTCTGGCCTTAGCCAAGAAGGGGATTACAAGAGAGGAAGCTTACCAATTGGTGCAAGGAAATGCAATGGAGGTTTGGGAGTCCGGTGGAAATTTTCGAGAAAAGGTTCTTGACGATGAGCGCATCGGCGTCCATTTGAATAAAACTGAAATCGAATCCTGTTTTGACTTAGAGAAGGATCTTAAAAACGTTGACTTTATTTTTAAACGAATAGGTTTAAATTAACACGTTTTAAAACGAGGAGAGAGGTAAAATTGAAAGAAGCAAAAAAGAAAAATAAACTGTACGAAGGAAAAGCTAAAATCGTTTATGAGACCGACAACGAGGATATTTACATCCAGGAGTTCAAGGACGATGCAACCGCGGGAGATGGCGCTAAGAAAGGCAAGATTAAGTCCAAGGGGATTGTCAACAACCAGGTTTCCGGCCATCTGTTCACTTATCTGGAAAGTTATCATGTTCCGACCCATTTCGTGAAAGCATTTTCTGACAGGGCCATGTTTATCAAAAAACTCGAAATGATACCCATAGAAGTGGTTATGCGAAATATCGCCACGGGGAGTCTCGTTAAGCGTTACGGGGTCGAGGAAGGAAAAGAGCTGGAACAACCCATTTTAGAATACTATCTTAAGGATGACGCCAAGCACGATCCCATGATAAATGAAGATCATATTCTATCATTTGGCCATGCGGATGCTGAAGAATTAAAACAGATTCAACGCTTGACCAAGAAAATAAATGCAGTCCTCAAATCGTTTTTTTACAGAAGGAATATGCTGCTGGTTGATTTCAAATTGGAATATGGTCGGTATAAGAATGGCAAAATTTGCCTTGGAGATGAGATTTCGCCGGACACATGCCGGTTCTGGGATATTGAGACCAACGAAAAATTGGACAAAGATAGATTCAGACAAGATCTGGGAAAAGTTGAAGAAGCTTATCAAGAAGTTTTAAAGCGCGTTTTAAAGGCGGGTTAACTGCTCACTTGAAGGGAAAGTAAGTTGAACAAAGAAGGTTTGGGAATCGTAGTCGGTATGGTCTTGTTTAGCGGAATCTTAATTGCAGGTTCCCTGGTCACCGGGCATTTATATCTTAAGATTATTACGGGAGTAAGTGTTCTATTGACCGTTTTGGTCATATATTTTTTCCGCGATCCGGAGCGGGACATACCGGAGGGCGCCGACAATATTTTATCGCCCGCAGATGGGAAAGTGGTTGATATTCGGGAACAGTATGAGGATGAGTTTTTGCATGAAAAGTGCACACGAGTCAGCATATTTCTATCGGTTTTTAATGTGCATGTCAATCGGATTCCCATTTCCGGAGATGTGAAATATTTTAGATACCAAAAGGGGGCTTTTGTAAATGCTTATAAAAGCGATGCCTCAGAAATAAATGAGCAAACAGTTATTGGAATTGAAAATGGAAAGTGTAATATTTTGTTTAAACAAATTGCCGGTTTGATCGCGAGAAGAATTGTTTGTAATGTTAGAGAAGGCAACACGGTTAATTTGGGAGAAAGGTTTGGGATCATTAAATTTGGCTCAAGAGTTGATATCTTCTTCCCGAAAAACGTTGATGTTAAAGTTAAATTAAAAGAAAAAGTTAAAGGCGGACAAAGCATCATAGGAGTGATAAAAACATGATTAAAAGGAAAAGGGATATTGTTCCCAGCCTCTTTACAATGCTTAATTTATTCTTCGGATTTTTTGCGATTGTCATTGCAATCAAAGGTAATTTTGTGCAAGCCGCCTGGTTGATTATCATCGCAGGAATCTGGGATGGCATCGATGGGAAAATCGCCAGGATGACCCATACGTACAGCGAGTTTGGGATTCAATTTGATTCGATCACCGATGTCGTATCGTTCGGTGTGGCGCCGTCTGTTTTAATTTATCAGTCCGTTTTCTATAAACTGGGGCCACTTGGGATTATCTTAAGTTTCCTACCTCTCCTTTTGGCTGCAATCAGGCTATCAAGATTTAACGCGAACCTTGACGGGTTTGAGAAAGAAAACTTTACAGGTCTTCCCGTCCCGGTAATGGCCGCGACACTGGCTGCCTATGTGATTTTCAGTTACGATCTTTGGGAAGGAATGCGATTCGCACCGTTTTTAATTCCTTTGGTTCTTTTCCTTTGTTATCTAAT is drawn from candidate division KSB1 bacterium and contains these coding sequences:
- the pssA gene encoding CDP-diacylglycerol--serine O-phosphatidyltransferase — protein: MIKRKRDIVPSLFTMLNLFFGFFAIVIAIKGNFVQAAWLIIIAGIWDGIDGKIARMTHTYSEFGIQFDSITDVVSFGVAPSVLIYQSVFYKLGPLGIILSFLPLLLAAIRLSRFNANLDGFEKENFTGLPVPVMAATLAAYVIFSYDLWEGMRFAPFLIPLVLFLCYLMVSHVEYEMMPKFSFREGKKNSVLFIIMLLAIAAVVIFRQTAVFPMALGFVLYFWIRSLVHHHGEEEDEKLLDVSIPD